Proteins from one Acidimicrobiales bacterium genomic window:
- a CDS encoding LOG family protein, with product MASRRAPRYRTGDPDLDARILDLLEAAGTLDQADLVFEILVSGVRLGREGVDRGDLKLVNSALKELRYAFGVFAPYRETRKVSIFGSARTEVDDPAYVAARDFGRAMAAEDWMVITGAGPGIMEAGIEGAGADAAFGVNIVLPFEQEPAGLLADDPKLVNYRYFFTRKIAFMKESSAFALLPGGFGTLDETFELLTLMQTGRSALCPVVLIEPEGSTYWRSWMRFTETELAGRSLISPDDMAFVRVCATTDEAVREICHFYRRYHSMRVVGRRLVIRLQRAPDTHELAELNAEFAAIVAGEPIEVVAASAGEVEDGDVVDLPRIAFTFDRRSFAGLRRLIDRLNENDRDQVP from the coding sequence GTGGCCTCCCGCCGTGCGCCGCGCTACCGGACCGGCGACCCCGACCTCGACGCCCGGATCCTCGACCTGCTCGAGGCGGCCGGGACGCTCGACCAGGCCGACCTCGTCTTCGAGATCCTGGTGTCGGGCGTGAGGCTCGGACGCGAAGGGGTCGACCGGGGCGACCTCAAGCTCGTCAACTCGGCGCTGAAGGAGCTGCGCTACGCGTTCGGGGTCTTCGCCCCGTACCGCGAGACCCGGAAGGTGTCGATCTTCGGCTCCGCGCGCACCGAGGTGGACGATCCCGCCTACGTGGCGGCACGCGACTTCGGTCGGGCGATGGCCGCCGAGGACTGGATGGTCATCACCGGGGCGGGGCCGGGGATCATGGAGGCGGGCATCGAGGGCGCCGGCGCCGACGCCGCGTTCGGCGTGAACATCGTCCTGCCCTTCGAACAAGAGCCCGCCGGGTTGCTCGCCGACGATCCGAAGCTCGTGAACTACCGCTACTTCTTCACGCGCAAGATCGCCTTCATGAAGGAGTCGTCGGCGTTCGCCCTCCTGCCGGGCGGGTTCGGCACCCTCGACGAGACGTTCGAACTGCTCACCCTGATGCAGACGGGCCGTTCGGCGTTGTGCCCCGTGGTGCTCATCGAGCCCGAAGGGTCGACCTACTGGCGCAGCTGGATGCGCTTCACCGAGACCGAGCTGGCCGGACGCTCCCTCATCTCACCCGACGACATGGCCTTCGTGCGGGTGTGCGCCACCACCGACGAGGCGGTCCGGGAGATCTGCCACTTCTACCGCCGCTACCACTCGATGCGCGTGGTCGGCCGCCGCCTGGTGATCCGACTGCAGCGGGCCCCCGACACCCACGAGCTCGCCGAGCTGAACGCCGAGTTCGCCGCCATCGTCGCCGGCGAGCCCATCGAGGTGGTGGCGGCGTCGGCCGGGGAGGTGGAGGACGGGGACGTGGTCGACCTGCCCCGCATCGCCTTCACCTTCGACCGCCGGAGCTTCGCAGGGCTGCGCCGCCTGATCGACCGTCTCAACGAGAACGACCGGGATCAGGTGCCGTAG
- a CDS encoding AAA family ATPase produces MIAFTANELQRAADDEGMLFPDYVLDQLVAAIDSGKHVILTGPPGTGKTTLAYMAAEVARKAMFCTGYLPTTATSEWTTFETIGGLQPTPDGLIYRPGLFIDAIQAGRWLVIDELNRSNFDRAFGQLFTVLSGSAVVLPFKRKGSSDPISLVPAGVEAPEKTDMIRVPANWRIIATMNVFDKNLLFDMSYALMRRFAFIEVGTPSDEAYVKLLQGPGAIVTKLLGLREFTDLGPAVYLDAAKYAARRAKDAPSESRLLYEVFYAYFLPQFEGMEDRRATTLYRTVAADLDEPERLEAQRTIRDVLGVDLAI; encoded by the coding sequence ATGATCGCGTTCACTGCCAACGAGCTCCAGCGTGCCGCCGACGACGAGGGGATGCTGTTCCCCGACTACGTGCTCGACCAGCTCGTCGCGGCGATCGACTCGGGCAAGCACGTCATCCTCACCGGCCCGCCCGGGACCGGGAAGACGACGCTCGCGTACATGGCCGCCGAGGTGGCCCGCAAAGCCATGTTCTGCACCGGCTACCTGCCCACCACGGCCACCAGCGAGTGGACCACGTTCGAGACCATCGGCGGCCTCCAGCCGACCCCCGACGGGCTGATCTACCGCCCGGGGTTGTTCATCGACGCCATCCAGGCCGGCCGGTGGCTCGTCATCGACGAGCTCAACCGGTCGAACTTCGATCGGGCCTTCGGTCAGCTCTTCACGGTCCTGTCGGGGTCGGCGGTCGTGCTCCCCTTCAAGCGCAAGGGCAGCTCGGACCCGATCTCGCTCGTGCCCGCCGGGGTCGAGGCGCCCGAGAAGACCGACATGATCCGGGTGCCCGCCAACTGGCGGATCATCGCCACCATGAACGTGTTCGACAAGAACCTGCTCTTCGACATGAGCTACGCGCTCATGCGGCGCTTCGCCTTCATCGAGGTGGGGACCCCTTCCGACGAGGCCTACGTGAAGCTCCTCCAGGGTCCCGGAGCGATCGTGACCAAGCTCCTCGGGCTGCGGGAGTTCACCGATCTCGGCCCGGCTGTCTACCTCGACGCCGCCAAGTACGCCGCCCGGCGGGCCAAGGACGCCCCCAGCGAGTCCCGCCTGCTCTACGAGGTGTTCTACGCCTACTTCCTCCCCCAGTTCGAGGGCATGGAGGACCGCCGGGCCACCACGCTGTACCGGACGGTGGCCGCCGACCTCGACGAGCCGGAACGGCTCGAGGCCCAGCGCACCATCCGCGACGTCCTCGGCGTCGATCTGGCCATCTGA